TTCGCGACGCCGACGACGGCGATCAGGCGCCGGTGCTGGCGGCGGTCGGTCCCATGCAGTTCGATGTGGCGAAGTACCGGCTCGAGGAGGAGTTCGGCGCGCCCGTCGAGCTCTCGCCCACTGCCTACACCGTGGCGCGACGCACCGATGCCGAGTCCGCGAGCGCGCTGCGTCAGATGCGGGGTGTGCGGGTGCTCGAGCGGGCCGACGGCTCGGTGCTGGCGCTGTTCGAGTCGAAGTACTGGCTCGAACGGGTGCTCGGCGAGCAACCCGATCTCACCCTCGAGCCCTTGCTGGGCAACGGTTTGGCGGGCTGACGTCGTTGCCGCGCTCGTCGCCGCATCGATGCCCGGGCTGCGGCGCGGTGCGGTCGGCATACGTGTCGCGATGTGGGCGTGGCAATAGTCTGCGGGTGCGTGGGTAAGGGGCGGCGCCCACGTTGTCGGACCTCGAGATGGCGGATCACGTATGACCAACCTCCCCGTGCCCGGCTGGTATCCGGACCCTGAGCACGCTGATCAGCTGCGTTGGTGGGACGGCGAGCACTGGACCGAAACCCGTCAACCCCTCGACCCGGGTGGCGGGGCGGGCGGGGTGGAGACCGCGGCGAACAGCGGCGAGGCGGCGGCGAGGCGGCGGGCAGCCAGAGGTCGTCGCGACGTCGACAGCACGGACGCGCTCGGAGGTTCCGCCCGCTCCCCGCGTGGGGCCCCCGCCCGAGCCGGCGTCGCGCCGCGACCGTCGCGGGGCAAACGGCGTCTGGTGGTGGTCGGCGGCGCGCTCGTGGCCGTCGCCGCCGTGCTGGTCGTGCTGTTCGTGTTCCTCTTGGGGTCCGCCAAGCCGAAGTTCACCTGGGACGGCAAGTCGATCGACCAGGCAGGCGACACTCTCGATGCCGCCCAACAGCACCTCCAGCACGAGGTGTCCAGCCGTCACGGCGCGACGAACGGCAAGAGCCGCTGCTACTTCGCGAAGCGTTCCGATCCGCCGGCGGGCGCCTCGAAGGACGACATCGAAGACGAGGTCTGGTGCGGGCCGGTGCTCTTCGTCGACGGCGCGACCAGCCGACCGTGGCTCCGCTATCGCCTCACGGCTACCACTTCCGACGGCAAGGCCCACCTCCGCGTGGCGAGCTCGCCGATCGACGATCGCCCCTCCGCGCTCACCGGCGGGTTGAAGCTGCAGCGGCCCGATGGCAAGAGCGCGCCCAGCGACGCCGGTGGGCTCGAGCCCCCCGCAGCACCGGTGGCGCAGCCCGGCGAGGGCACGGTGGCCGTGTACCGCGGTACCTCGGCGGCCGATGGCCTCGGGCTCGATCTCCATGCGCTGTCGAAGCCCGTGGTGATGCAGGGCTGGGAGAGCGGCGTCCAAGTCGATGCAATTGGCACGGTCGACCGTTTCGGTCAGGGCGACCGCACCCGCCAGGCAGGGGGTGACGTGAAGATCGTTGCCGCGCGGCTCACTGCGCTCGACGGCGAGGCCAGCGACGCCGTGGGCGACGCGGCCAACTCGACTTACGGATTGGCCGAGCTGTCGGTCGTGGTCGACGGTCAGCCGGTCAGCTCGGTCGCCGATGGGTTGGACGAGTTCAGCACGTCCACCGGCAGAGCCGACCTCGCCATCGCGGTCCCGAAATCGGCGAAGTCGGTCGACCTCGTCATGAAGGACGGGGGCGTGACCCAACGCGTGTCGTTGCTGACGGGCGACCCGGCCCCGGGCAACCCGAAAGTCCTCCGGCGCGCCGACGTGGTCCAGAGCCCTGGACCCACCGGGATGGCGCTCATCGAGTTCTCCAAGCCCGGCTATGTCAGCGCGAACTCGACGGTGACCCTGGCGGTGCAGTCCGCGCGCCTCACGTGGTGGGGTGGCCGGCGCGCCGACAAGCACCCCGGTGGCCTCGACAAGGCGTTCCTGCGCCTGAGGATGTCGTACAGCTGGACCGGCTCGGTGTCGGGCAGCATCCCGCCGGAGGAGCTCGAGCTGCAGTTGCCCAACGGCTCGGTGGTGGCGGGTCAGGATCTCGATCCGCAGAACGGCACGGTGTGGGTGGCGTTCCAGGTCCCGGCCGACTTCACGACGGGGAAAGTGATCGTGAACGGTTCGGCCGTCTCCTCGACGGGTCAGACCACGCGGGTCGTGTCCGGCACGGTGCTGCAGATCAAGTTGCCGTCGAGCTGAGACCGGTCGCCGGTCCGCAGCCCCTGGCCCGTCGCGTCGACATCAGCCGTCGAGGGTCGCGCCCCGAGGCTGCGAGACGGTCAGTCGCAGTGGGCGTTCGCCGGGAGCGGCGTCAGGTCGACCAGGTAGCTCTCGACGATGTCGTCGACGCAGGAGTCGCCCTGCCCATAGATCGTGTGGGCCGACCCGGTGTGGCTCAACAACATCGCGTGGGGGAGCGCGCGGGCCAGCCGCACCCCGTTTTCGTAGGGCGTGGCAGGATCGTCGGTGGTGCTGATGACCACGATCGGCGGAGCTTGCGAGGTGGTCGGCGTGTGCAGCGGCTGCGGTGGCGTGGGCCACAGGGCGCAGCGGATGTAGTCGGTGACGGTGGCTTCGCCGAGCAGTGGGGCTTGCGCTGAGATGGCTTTGCCGCCGGCCACGATTGCGTTGGGGTCACGGGGCCAGGACTGGTCGAGGCAGCTGACCGCGAAGTAGATCTCGGTGCCGCCCGCCGACAAGTACGAGTCGGCGAGGTCGACCATCCTCGAGCCGTCGCCGTGGTCGGCGGCGGCGAGCGCGGAAGCGAGCGACGCGTAGCCGGCCTGTCCTTGGTACAGCGGCGCGATCACGCCGAGCTGGAACTCGCCGGGACCGAACGGCCGGTCGGCCTCGGGCGCGGGGATGGTGCCGCGCTGGGTCTTGTCGTACACGCGCTGCACGAGCGCCTTGGGGTCGGGCCCTGCCGCGCAACCGGACCGGGCCGTGCACCACGCCTCGAAGCCGTCGAGCAGCTTCTCGAACGCGATCCCTTGGCCTTGCGCCGACTGGATCCCCGACTGGTTCAAGTCGACGATCCCGTCGAGCACCATCGCACGGACATGTGTGGGGAACATCCCGACGTACGCCTGGCCGATCGACGTGCCGTAGGAGAACCCGAGGTAGTCGATCTTGTCGACGCCGAGGCCGCGGCGGATCGAGTCCATGTCGCGCGCCACGTCGCGGGTACCGAGGTGGGGCAAGACGCTGGCGTACTTGGTGTCGCAGTCGTCGACGTAGCGGTTCGACACGTTGAGCAGCTGCTGCAGCTCGGCCTGGCTGTCGGGCACGTAATCGACGTGGTACAGCTGCTCGACCGGGATCCCGCATGTGATCTTGGTGGACTCGCCGACGCCGCGGGGGTCGAAGCCGATCACGTCGAAGTGGTCACGGATGGCCGATGACCAGGGCAGCGACTCGGCCAACTCGATGCCCGAGGCGCCCGGCCCGCCGGGGTTCACGAGCAGGGGACCCTTGTAGGACGACTTCTTGCGAGCCGGGATCTTCACCAGCCCGAGCTCGATGGAACGGCCGTTGGGCTTCGAGTAGTCGAGCGGGACGCGCAGCGTGCCGCACTCGCGTGAACCGCACGAATGCCAGGCGATCTTCGGGGTCGGCGTGGACCCCGCGGTGGTCGAGCTGCCAGCGGACGAGGTGCTGGACGTCGGCGCCTCGGTGGACGACGACGCGCCGAGACCTTGGCCCGAGGTGCTGCAAGCGCTGAGCACGAACAGCAACACGACCGAAGCGGCAACCCCGGCGACGGTGATCGGGCGGTGCCTGCCAGCGCGGTGCATCCGCCGAACGTAGTCCGCGAGGCGTGTGTGGCCCGGTCGTGTCCCCATCAGCCCTGCTGGGTGTCGCCGTGGGCGGCCAAGGTGTGTCGACCGGGGCTTCGCCGCTTCGGTGTCGGGCAGGGCGGCCGGGCACAGTCGAGGCCAACCTCAGGTCGGCGTCGATCAGGCCGGCCAGGCGCGGTCGAGGATGGCCGCCAGGTCGGCAGCGGGGGGCAGGGTACCGAACGCCCGGCCGCCGTCGCCGCCGAGGCGCGTCGCGCAAAAGGCGTCGGCCACGGCGGTTGGCGCATGGCGCACCAACAGCGAGCCCTGGAAGGCGAGGGCGGCCTGCTCGACGAGGCGCCGCGCGCGCACTTCCAAGTCGGTGGGGTTCGCCAGCTCGGCGTGCAGGTCGGCGACGGCCTGGTCGAGCCGCCGGTCGGCACCGCGGGCCGCGTCGAGCTCGGCGAGGAACGCAGCGAGCGAGTCGGGCTCGCGGGCGGCGGCGCGCAGCACGTCGAGGCAGATGACGTTGCCCGACCCTTCCCAGATGCCGTTCAGCGGGCTCTCGCGGTAGAGCCGCGGCATGGGGCTCTCCTCGATGTAGCCGGCGCCTCCGAAGCACTCGAGTGCCTCCGCTGCGAAGACCGGTGCTCGCTTGCAGATCCAATACTTGGCGACTGCAGTGGCCATGCGCGCGAAGTCGTGTTCCCCGCGGTCGTAAGCGCCGGCGAGGCGGGTCATGGTGATGGTGGCCGCTTCGGACTCGACGGCCAGGTCGGCGAGCACGTTGCGCATCAGCGGCTGGTCGATCAGCAGCTTGCCGAATGCCGCTCGGTGGCGGGCGTGGTGGATGGCCTGGCTGAAGGCGCTGCGCATCTGACCGACGACGCCGATCACGCAGTCGAGACGTGTGTGGTTGACCATGGTGAGGATCGTCGCGATGCCTCGG
This is a stretch of genomic DNA from Acidimicrobiales bacterium. It encodes these proteins:
- a CDS encoding DUF2510 domain-containing protein, giving the protein MTNLPVPGWYPDPEHADQLRWWDGEHWTETRQPLDPGGGAGGVETAANSGEAAARRRAARGRRDVDSTDALGGSARSPRGAPARAGVAPRPSRGKRRLVVVGGALVAVAAVLVVLFVFLLGSAKPKFTWDGKSIDQAGDTLDAAQQHLQHEVSSRHGATNGKSRCYFAKRSDPPAGASKDDIEDEVWCGPVLFVDGATSRPWLRYRLTATTSDGKAHLRVASSPIDDRPSALTGGLKLQRPDGKSAPSDAGGLEPPAAPVAQPGEGTVAVYRGTSAADGLGLDLHALSKPVVMQGWESGVQVDAIGTVDRFGQGDRTRQAGGDVKIVAARLTALDGEASDAVGDAANSTYGLAELSVVVDGQPVSSVADGLDEFSTSTGRADLAIAVPKSAKSVDLVMKDGGVTQRVSLLTGDPAPGNPKVLRRADVVQSPGPTGMALIEFSKPGYVSANSTVTLAVQSARLTWWGGRRADKHPGGLDKAFLRLRMSYSWTGSVSGSIPPEELELQLPNGSVVAGQDLDPQNGTVWVAFQVPADFTTGKVIVNGSAVSSTGQTTRVVSGTVLQIKLPSS
- a CDS encoding alpha/beta hydrolase — encoded protein: MHRAGRHRPITVAGVAASVVLLFVLSACSTSGQGLGASSSTEAPTSSTSSAGSSTTAGSTPTPKIAWHSCGSRECGTLRVPLDYSKPNGRSIELGLVKIPARKKSSYKGPLLVNPGGPGASGIELAESLPWSSAIRDHFDVIGFDPRGVGESTKITCGIPVEQLYHVDYVPDSQAELQQLLNVSNRYVDDCDTKYASVLPHLGTRDVARDMDSIRRGLGVDKIDYLGFSYGTSIGQAYVGMFPTHVRAMVLDGIVDLNQSGIQSAQGQGIAFEKLLDGFEAWCTARSGCAAGPDPKALVQRVYDKTQRGTIPAPEADRPFGPGEFQLGVIAPLYQGQAGYASLASALAAADHGDGSRMVDLADSYLSAGGTEIYFAVSCLDQSWPRDPNAIVAGGKAISAQAPLLGEATVTDYIRCALWPTPPQPLHTPTTSQAPPIVVISTTDDPATPYENGVRLARALPHAMLLSHTGSAHTIYGQGDSCVDDIVESYLVDLTPLPANAHCD